Proteins from a genomic interval of Scatophagus argus isolate fScaArg1 chromosome 6, fScaArg1.pri, whole genome shotgun sequence:
- the pars2 gene encoding probable proline--tRNA ligase, mitochondrial → MNQFWPRVLQYLHRTSVLPRRSLSACADHPAVPASTNSRHIKPKLLVSRLYLPSTLHDVGQDTRLSREMTCKSQRLMLKAGLIHPSNPGCYYYLPVAVRSMEKLMRVIDQEMQGIGGQKLDMPSLCSAELWKKSERWDLMGSELLRLTDRHNIDYCLAPTHEEAVTTLVAHQANVSYKQLPLLLYQITRKFRDEPKPKFGLLRGREFYMKDMYSFDASEEAAYETYELVCHAYTRLFDRLGLRCVKVQADTGNIGGKLSHEFQLPADIGEDVLLLCGNCSFAANAETMSSDRTECPQCKTGTLVKSKGIEVGHTFYLGQKYSRIFDATFSNVQNKPVLTEMGCYGLGVTRILAAAIEVTSTEEGIRWPGLLAPYQVCILPPKKGSKEHKAVDLAEELVHTLEETLPGLRGEVVFDDRTQMTIGKRLMDASRLGYPYVIVVGKGALKESPKFEVICQQTGETVFLTKDGLLDLLGGVETV, encoded by the exons ATGAATCAGTTTTGGCCGAGAGTCCTCCAGTACCTCCACAGAACCTCAGTGCTTCCCAGGAGGAGCCTTTCAGCATGTGCTGATCATCCCGCTGTTCCTGCCTCTACCAACTCCAGGCATATCAAGCCCAAACTCCTAGTGTCCCGCCTCTACCTGCCTTCAACCCTGCATGATGTGGGCCAGGACACCCGGCTGTCCCGAGAGATGACTTGTAAGAGCCAGAGGCTGATGCTGAAGGCTGGGCTCATTCACCCATCCAACCCGGGTTGTTACTACTACCTCCCTGTTGCTGTGCGCTCCATGGAGAAGCTG ATGAGAGTAATCGACCAAGAGATGCAAGGGATTGGAGGGCAGAAGCTGGACATGCCGAGTTTGTGCTCAGCTGAACTCTGGAAAAAAAGTGAGCGCTGGGACTTGATGGGGAGTGAGCTGCTCCGGCTGACAGACCGCCATAACATCGACTACTGTTTGGCCCCCACACACGAGGAGGCAGTGACGACTCTGGTCGCTCACCAGGCAAATGTCTCCTACAAacagctgcctctgctgctctaTCAG atcacCCGTAAATTCAGGGACGAACCAAAGCCGAAGTTTGGCCTGCTTCGAGGGAGGGAGTTCTACATGAAGGACATGTACTCTTTTGATGCGAGCGAAGAAGCTGCTTACGAGACGTATGAATTGGTGTGTCATGCATACACCAGGCTCTTCGACCGACTAGGTCTGCGTTGCGTTAAGGTGCAGGCAGACACAGGCAACATCGGAGGTAAACTTTCCCACGAGTTTCAGCTGCCAGCAGACATCGGTGAGGACGTGCTTCTTTTGTGTGGGAACTGCTCCTTCGCTGCTAATGCGGAGACCATGTCATCAGACAGAACTGAATGCCCACAGTGCAAAACTGGCACACTGGTTAAGTCGAAGGGTATAGAGGTTGGCCACACCTTTTACCTGGGTCAGAAGTACTCTCGTATATTCGATGCCACCTTCAGCAATGTTCAGAACAAGCCTGTTCTTACAGAGATGGGCTGCTATGGTCTTGGCGTAACCCGTATTCTCGCTGCAGCCATCGAGGTGACCTCGACAGAAGAGGGGATCCGCTGGCCAGGCCTTCTCGCCCCTTACCAGGTGTGCATTTTACCCCCAAAGAAAGGCAGTAAGGAGCACAAGGCAGTAGACTTAGCTGAGGAACTGGTTCACACTCTGGAAGAGACTCTGCCTGGTTTGAGAGGTGAGGTTGTTTTTGACGACCGCACACAGATGACCATTGGAAAGAGGCTGATGGATGCCAGCAGACTGGGCTACCCATATGTTATTGTAGTGGGAAAGGGGGCTCTAAAGGAATCTCCAAAATTTGAGGTGATCTGTCagcagacaggtgagacagttTTTCTGACTAAAGATGGACTCTTGGATCTTCTGGGAGGAGTGGAAACTGTATGA
- the insl5a gene encoding insulin-like 5a → MRSLVVLPLLLCAVVFVDQVRAEVKAVKLCGREFLRAVVYTCGGSRWRRFLTDSDMDGDGLAVGEQSSLESLSSSNPGSQLSRRDINNLLTTVCCQVGCRKSDLTFLC, encoded by the exons ATGCGGTCTCTGGTGGTTTTGCCTCTGCTGTTGTGCGCAGTGGTGTTCGTGGACCAGGTGAGGGCGGAGGTGAAGGCGGTGAAGCTGTGCGGCCGTGAGTTCCTGAGGGCCGTCGTTTACACCTGCGGAGGTTCCCGCTGGAGGAGATTCCTCACTGATTCCGATATGGATGGTGACG GTTTGGCAGTTGGGGAGCAGAGCAGTTTGGAGAGCCTGAGCAGCAGCAACCCGGGCTCCCAGTTGAGCAGACGGGATATTAATAACTTACTGACCACTGTGTGCTGCCAGGTGGGCTGCAGGAAGAGCGACCTCACCTTCCTCTGCTGA